The following is a genomic window from Bacteroidia bacterium.
GACGTGCTCAACGCCCTGATTCCCTTCGTCCTCAGTTTTTTACTCTTCCTCATCGTGTTCACCATCGTCCCGGACAAGCGGCAGCGATTTCGCGTTGTCCTGATTGCCAGCAGCATCGCCGCATTGCTGTGGGGACTGGCGAAGTTCGCTTTTTCCTACTACCTGCAGCATCTGTGGAAAATCGGCATGATTTACGGTCCCTACGCCGTACTCGTCGCCACCGCCCTGTGGGTGTATTACAGCAGTCTCGCACTGCTCTTCGCAGCGGAGGTGGGACAGATGTACGACGAACGGCGACGACTCCGCAAGCTGTTTACCGAGAAAAGCCTGACACGCGTCGTTGAGCGCAGCAGGGAAACCACGCTGCGCTTTCCGACACACGAGTGACGACACAGGATTGCCTGCCCGCCGAAGCATCATAGGACCATGGTACAACCGTCAGTTCGTAAGAGCGCAGGCGGGACGACTGACGATTAACGACTTACGAGTACCTCTGTCCGGACGGAGCGATTACACGGTGTAACCTTCAACGTTTCACGTCTCTCAAATTCTGACGAATTCGCGCGTTACAAGTGAACTGAGCAGACACCAATTCGTAAATCGTCAGTCTTTTCTGTCCTGCAGGAACGGTTTAAACAGGTCAATGGGAATGGGGAAGAGTGTCGTCGAATTGTGTTCTGCGGCGACGACAGTCAACGTTTGCAGATACCGCAATTGTAAGGCGGCCGGATTGCGTGAAAGCACTGCGGCGGCATCCGCGAGTTTTGCGGAAGCCTGAAACTCTCCTTCGGCGGCGATGACTTTCGCGCGGCGTTCGCGCTCCGCTTCGGCTTGTTTGGCCATGGCGCGCTGCATTTCCTGCGGGAGGTCTATATGCTTCACCTCCACGAGACTGACCTTGATGCCCCAGGGCTCCGTCTGGTGGTCGATGATTTCCTGCAACTGTTTGTTGATTTTGTCGCGTTCCGAGAGGAGTTCGTCCAGCTCGGACTGACCGAGTATGCTGCGCAGCGTGGTCTGTGAGAGCTGACTGGTCGCGAACATAAAGTTCTCCACCTCGACTATCGCTTTCGAGGAATCGATAACACGGAAATACACGACCGCGCTCACCTTCACCGACACGTTGTCGCGCGTGATAACGTCCTGCGGCGGCACATCGAGGACGATGGTACGCAAACTGACCTTGACCATGCGGTCCACCAGCGGTATGACAAGGATGAGTCCCGGTCCCTTCGCCGCGATAAGGCGGCCGAGGCGGAAAATCACGCCGCGTTCATATTCGCGCAGCACTCGTATGGCGCTGCTGAGTATGAGCACGATGAACATGATGAGAACGCCGAAAACACTTCCGATTGCATCCATACGTGTACCTCTTTTCGCTTGCGTGAAATAGATGTGCGGATTTAAGCTGAATACTGCGTATCGTCCGTGGGCTCCACGATGAGGACGAAGCCGGCCATGCCGTGCACGGTGACGCGGGCGCCCGCGGGGACTGTGGCTGAAGTGCATCGCGCTTTCCAGCGTTCGCCATGCACGAATACCGCGCCTTCCGGATCAAGATCCTCGAGTACGGTGCCGATTTCTCCACGCAGTCCTTCTGAGCCTGTTGTGGGTTTCTTCCGCTGTGCCGCGATACCTTTGCCGACGACGAAGAGGAAGAAGGCAGCAGAACACAGCGTGACCGCAAGTATAACGGTGGTGGAAATCTCGAGAAACTCCAGTCCCGGCTGTGTGTCTATGAGCATGATGGAGCCGAGAAAAAGCGAAACGACGCCGCCGACAGACAGCAGGCCGTGGCTGACGATTTTGACTTCCAGAATGAACAGAATGACACCGAAGAGTATCAGTGCCAGTCCCGCATAATTGACCGGCAGTGTGTTCATGGAATAAAATGCGAGGATGAGGCAGATTCCTCCGACGACACCGGGAAAAATCGCACCGGGATTGTAGAGTTCGAAGAACAGTCCGTACATCCCGAGCATGAGCAGAATATAGGCGATGTTCGGATCGCTGAGCACATCCAGCAATTCCTGCTGAAAGGACATGTCCCGTTGCACGATCTCCGCGTCAATGAGGGAGAGGGTGATCGTGTCGCCGCGAACAGCGACGCGTCTGCCTTCGAGCTGCGCGAGCAGGTCTTTCTCGTCCCGGGCAACGAGATCTATCACGTTGAGTCGCAGCGCTTCGGTTTCCGTAATTGCAGCGCTTTGACGCACGCTCGCTTCCGCCCAGTCCCTGTTCCTGCCGCGCTCCTCGGCGATACTGCGCGCAAATGCTGCGGCATCATTGGTGGCTTTGGAGAGCGGGACATTGGAGGAGTCCGCGATGTTGCTCTGGCCCTCTGCGATGGTTACCGGATGCGCGGCACCGATATTCGTGCCAGGCGCCATGGCTGCCACATGTGCGGCCATGGTGATGAAGGCACCGGCCGATGCCGCCTGTGAACCGCCGGGTGCGACATAGACAATGACGGGAAGAGGACTTTCAAGAAAATCCCGTACAATCTCTCTTGTGGACTGCAGCAGGCCTCCGGGTGTATTCAGCCGCAACAACACCGCGCTCATGCCCATTTGTTGTGCTTCTTCGATCGCGTCGTGAAGATATTTCGCGGAGGCGGGATTGATACTTCCGTCGATAGTGACGGAGAGGATACGTTGCTGACCGGAAAGCGGCGTTGCGCCACTGAAGACGATGAAAAGGAGCAGGGAGAGCAGTATGCCGCGGAAGTGCATGATGACCCTCGTCAATGGTGACGGTGTAGTGTACAGAAACTCGGGTCAAGACGCAACAGGCATCCGATGAAAAGGAAAGTGCCGGAGTGCGTTTGCGGAAGCCGTTTACCACGTTGTCCCCGCCCTTTCGGCACAAGGCGAAACGCAAGGATGGAATCGAGTTCCCCTCGACCGCATGCTACCGGGAAAAAGGTGTCCTTTCGGGGGGCAAATCTGGATTGTTCCGTTCGATCTTTCGCCGTACTATTGTATTACAGATACATGCATCCGCTGTAAATGGAGGGCCCGGAGTGAAACATTTGCTGTACAATATAGCGGCCGTACTGCTGCTGTGTGCGCGTCCCGCTCTAGCTCAGGATGACCAGGAAAGAATGCGGAATCCATGGCGGTGGGAAAGAACGGACATGGGTGTCATGGCCGGCTTTGGTGCCTCGGGTATGTCGTTCCGGACCGGCCTGGTATACTTCGATGTCACAATCGCCTACAAGCCGCCGGATTTTGCGGATATCCGCCATTGGTTCGCGAAGAAGGCCGATCCTGACAGCGACAAGGGTCTGTTGATAACGGGATTCGCACTCGGTGGAATCGTGCCAATGGGAAGATTCGGTATCATGGGTGGTCTGGATCTGCATCTCCGTAGTTCGCTATTCACGGAGTACAGGGGCGCGAAACCGGACATCAAAAAGTACTCAACCCAACTTCACTATTTGGCGGGACTGTATTTCATTCCGACGTGGTGCGGGATCGGGCTCGGTTACGGGACAGGAAGGTCGTTCAATGCATCCTTTGTGTGGATGATTGGAGAGAGTTGAAACTGACATGCATGGCATCGACACAAAATCATTACGCGGTACATTTGCGCCGGGCAAACATCCCGGGTTTCCATCATCCCAGTTGTCAGCGGTAAACCGTTTGCATCGAGCGGGTCATGCGTGACCTGCTGGTTCAATAAACGAACGCTCGATCAGCAGGCTCCGGCCCTTACGCTGCCCCCGCATTCCACACTGTTTGCGTTGTAGTGCACACAGCTTCTCGCAATCGGTCACATCTTCCATACGTCCGTGCGCATGGCCATTTGGATTCACGTGCCGACATCGATGATTTCTTGAGAAGCAGCTATCCCGAAGTGAGAACCGAAGGTGGCGAAACGGAGAGAACTGTACACGAGAATGTACAACCTCGATAAGAAATCCTTCTTTCGAATGTCGAACGATGTGTACGAGTACAAGCTGCAGTGTGCAATAACGCCTCTATACTTGATTCAGAGATTCGGAAATTTCAACAGGGAGAAGGCATCGAATTCCTTCAAGGAAAGTATCAGCGAATGGCGTGCATGGAGCGACACAATAACAGCTTTCATCGGTACCAAGTGCTGTCGGAGTCACAGGCGAAATTGCGAGACGAATTGAATGCGAAAATACGGTGGGGTATGGGGGCGTGCGCGGACCTTGCTTCCACCTGTGGAAACTTCTACATTTCATGATTGATTCATTTGTTCATTTTGGTGTATGACCGGTTTTCTCGTAACAGTTTCCCTCGTTTGCGGCTGCGTTCTCAATTCCGACGGCGCATTCGTCGAAACACCGAATCTCACCCCTGTGCGTTCGGTGGTGGGAAGCGTTGTCACGGCGCTGTACGAGGTCGGGGTACGTGGCGACCACTCCTCCGCGAAGCTGCATGCCGGGATACACGCCGTTCTGACATTGAATGATGGGGTGCTCGGTGCGTGGACGTCGCGTTCCTTTGCCGATGCATCCTGCCGCGGGCGATCAAGCGCGTTCTATCTGACGCCTCCCGTGAGAGCGCCGTCGTTTCACTGATCGAACAGTGAAAACGTTGGTTGTAACTCCACAGGAACTCAATACAGGAACGATGACACCATGATGAATTTCATCACAAAACTCTTCGGCGGAAGTAAAAAAGAGCGGGACACCAAGCAACTCTTGCCTCTCGTTGAAGAGATAAACGAGCATTACGCAAAGCTTGCCTCTCTGACCGACGACGAACTGCGCGCGAAAACCACAGAATTCCGCGAGCGCATCCGCAACGAGATAGCGGGGATAGAAGAGGAAATCGCCGCCATACAGCAAACGCTGACCGAGGACAAGGAAGGGACTGACCGCGAGGCCCTGCATGACAAGCTCAAGGACCTGAAAACCGCTCTCAAGGAAACCATCGAGGACGTGCTCGACGATATTCTCCCGGAGGCCTTCGCCGTGGTCAAGGACACCTGCCGACGCCTGGTCGGCACGGAGTACCTGGTGGTCGATAATAAAATGACCTGGGACATGGTACCCTTCGACGTGCAGCTTATCGGTGGTATCGTTCTTCACCAGGGCAAGATATCCGAAATGGCGACCGGCGAAGGTAAAACACTCGTCGCGACCCTGCCGCTGTACCTCAATGCGCTTCCGGGCAAGGGCGTGCATGTCGTTACCGTCAACGATTATCTCGCACGCCGCGACAGCGAATGGATGGGGCTGGTATTTGAATTTCACGGAATCACCGTGGGGTGCATTCAGAACTGGATGAGTCCGCAGGAGCGCCGCGAAATTTACAACCGCGACATCACTTACGGCACGAACAACGAGTTCGGCTTCGACTACCTGCGCGACAACATGGTTATCGAGACTTCCGACCTCGTGCAGCGGGAACATAATTTCGCCATCGTGGACGAAGTGGACTCCGTGCTCATCGACGAGGCGCGAACGCCGCTCATCATCAGCGGTCCCATTGGT
Proteins encoded in this region:
- a CDS encoding slipin family protein; the protein is MDAIGSVFGVLIMFIVLILSSAIRVLREYERGVIFRLGRLIAAKGPGLILVIPLVDRMVKVSLRTIVLDVPPQDVITRDNVSVKVSAVVYFRVIDSSKAIVEVENFMFATSQLSQTTLRSILGQSELDELLSERDKINKQLQEIIDHQTEPWGIKVSLVEVKHIDLPQEMQRAMAKQAEAERERRAKVIAAEGEFQASAKLADAAAVLSRNPAALQLRYLQTLTVVAAEHNSTTLFPIPIDLFKPFLQDRKD
- a CDS encoding nodulation protein NfeD, which codes for MHFRGILLSLLLFIVFSGATPLSGQQRILSVTIDGSINPASAKYLHDAIEEAQQMGMSAVLLRLNTPGGLLQSTREIVRDFLESPLPVIVYVAPGGSQAASAGAFITMAAHVAAMAPGTNIGAAHPVTIAEGQSNIADSSNVPLSKATNDAAAFARSIAEERGRNRDWAEASVRQSAAITETEALRLNVIDLVARDEKDLLAQLEGRRVAVRGDTITLSLIDAEIVQRDMSFQQELLDVLSDPNIAYILLMLGMYGLFFELYNPGAIFPGVVGGICLILAFYSMNTLPVNYAGLALILFGVILFILEVKIVSHGLLSVGGVVSLFLGSIMLIDTQPGLEFLEISTTVILAVTLCSAAFFLFVVGKGIAAQRKKPTTGSEGLRGEIGTVLEDLDPEGAVFVHGERWKARCTSATVPAGARVTVHGMAGFVLIVEPTDDTQYSA